AAGTATAAAAACGCTTTAACATATTTTCAAAAATATCTTGATGTAGCCAATGATGATGCTAAAAAAAGAAACGCAGAATTGCGTATTGCAGATTGTCATTTTGTAAACAAAACGTATTGGAGTGCTTTAGAAAATTATAATAAAATCATCAAAGAAAATAAAAATCAGGTAGACTACGCTATGTATCAAAAAGCATTGTCTTATGGATTTTTAGGTAAAGATGATCAGAAAAAAGAAACGTTAAAAACTTTACAAAGTCAGTTTAAAACTTCGCCTTATTTAGATAAATCGTATTACGAACTTGGAAATTTATATGCGAATAAAAGTCAAAATAAAGAGGCTTTAGCAGCTTATGATGATTTAATTTATAAGTTTCCTAAAAGTCCGTTGGTATCTAAAGCCAAATTAAAAACGGGAATTATTTTATTTAATTCTAATAATAACCAAGGTGCTGTAAAAGTTTTTAAACAATTGGTTGCCGATTATCCTGGAACTGCTGAAGCTGTACAAGCAGTAAAAATGGCTGAGCAAGTTTATAAAGATATGGACCAGGTAGATGTATATGCAAAATGGGCAACTCAGTTGGAGTTTATGAATATTTCTGATGCCGATATTGATAAATCTATGTTTGAGGTTGCCGAGAATAAATATTTTGCAAATGAATTAAAAGAGGCTATTTCTAGTTGTAAAAAATATTTAATCAATTTCCCAAATGGAATTCATGCTTTAACGGCTCATTTTTATTTAGCACAGTCGTATTTTAATACCGATGCCAAAGAAAATGCAGTGCCAGAATATCAAGAAGTATTAAAAGTAAATACGAATGAATATACAGAGGTGGCACTAAACAAATTGTCTCAAATTTATTTAGAAAACGAAAATTGGGACGCTGCTAGTGAGTTGTTGTTAAGAATAGAAAATGAGGCTACTAACGCACAAAGTAAAGTATATGCACAAAGTAATTTGATGAAATATTATTATCAAAAACAAAATTACAAGCAAGCTTTAGCATACACTAATTTGGTTCTAAAAAATAATAAAAGCTCCGAAGATGCCGTAGCCGATGCTTATGTATACGGAGCAAGAAGTTCGGTTGCGTTAAAAGAATTTGCTACTGCAAAAACCTATTATCAAAAATTAGAAACCATTGGTAAAGGAAACGTAAAAGCCGAAGCAAATTATTATAAAGCTTTGTGGTTACATCAAGATAAAGCCTATGAAAAATCTAACGAACAAGTACAATTGTTGGCTAGTAAATTCCAAGGATATAAATATTGGGGAGTAAAAGGATTGTTGTTAATGGCTAAAAACTTTCATGCTTTAAACGATGATTTTCAGGCAAACTTTATTTTAAATAACGTTCTTAAAAACGCGGGTGAATTTAAAGATGTAATGGAAGAGGCTAATATTTTGTTAAAAGAATACAAAGGAAAAGAAGCCCAAGAAAAAGTAACAACAAATACAGTTGAAGGTAAGAGTGTAAAAGAAGACGAACTGATTTTAGAAGCTGTAAATGAAATGTAAGATGAAGAAACAATTAATAATACTTAGCTTGTTTGCAACTGCGTTTACTACTTACGCACAAAAAGAACAAGAAGACATAAAAAAAGAAGATGTAGTGGTGGAGTTTTCTTTTAACCCAACACTTTCCGATGTTTTTAAACTTAAAACTTCTCCAAATGAGGCAGAGAGTTTTCCTAAAAAACAATTAACCTATCAAATTAATTCTAAAGGAGTTCCTTCGGATTTTGTGCCTATTGCAAAAAAAGTAGTGTACGTAAATATTGATGAGCCTAAACCGGTAAACTATTACAACTACATTTATGGAGCAGCTGGTTTTTATGGAAATGGAGAGTTTGAGTTGTTGTTACAGCCTCAAAAAACCAAAAAAGATTATGAGTATGGCTTAAGTTTAACTAGTTATAACTCACAAAACGGAATTGACAATAAAAAAGTTGATAACGGACAGTGGAAAATAGATTTAGGTTTGTTCTTAACCAAAAAAGGAAAAAATTTAGATTGGAGAGCCGATGTAGATTATCAAAATCACATGGTGCATTGGTATGGGTTAGATGCAAATATTCCATCAGCAACTTATCAAGATCAAAATGTGCAACAATCTTATAAGGATTTAAAGTTTTCTGGAACCATAGATTATAAAAATTCTTTTGTAAAAACCTTAACACCTTCTCTTCAGTTTTTTTCTGATGATTATAGTAGCTCAGAAGTTAACATCAATTTTGGAACAGAATTAAGTCCAAGTTTGTTAGGAGATATTATCAAAGCAAAGATTGATTTTCAGTATTTAAACGGAAGTTTTAACCAGAGTTATGAAAGTATAGATAATATAAACTACAGTTTTTTAAATATAGGAGTAACACCATCTTATACTTATAAAACCGATGTTTTTAGGTTAACCACAGCTTTAGGATTGTTTGTAAATAATAATAAAGAAGCTTCTAGTGCAAAGTTTTTAGCCTTACCAAAAGTACAAGCAGATGTTATTTTGGTGCAAGATATTATGAATTTACATGGAGGGATTAGAAGTAAAATGACTCAAAATTCTTATGCTAGTTTGGCTGCAGAAAATCCATTTGTATCGCCAACATTAAATGTAGAAACTAGTTATACTCCTGTAGATTTATTTTTAGGATTAGATGGTGCTTTGTCTAAAAGTATTAGATATGGTTTAGAGGGAAGTTATCAGACAATTAAAAATCAGGCTTTATACCTTCATAATGCTCAACCTGCTGTGTTAGATCAAGCTTTTACCATGGGGAATAGTTTTAAAGTAGTGTACGATGATTTAAATATTTTATCGGTAAAAGCCAATGTAGAAGTTGATTTTTCTAAATATGTTAAAGCAGGTGGAAATGTAGTGTTTAATACCTTTGATCCTAAAAATCAAGAAAAAGCATGGAATATGTCTGGTATAGAAATGGAAACCTATTTAAACTATCATCAAGATAAATTCTTTTCTCAATTTGGAATTAATATTGTAGATGGTAGGTATTCAATGACTACTACAAATGAAGCAAAAAAGCTAGATGGATTTTTAGATATGAACCTAAAATTAGGTTATAAAATCAATCAAAAATTAAATGCGCATGTAAATTTATATAACATGTTAAGCAACAAATATCAATTATATAGAAACTACGGAGTTCAAGGCGTACAAGCAGTTGTAGGGCTTTCGTATAAATTTTAAATATGCACTGGGAACAATTATTATCTCTTAAAAGAGCAGGCGATAAAGATGGACGTTTTAGAAAAGATCAAGATGAAACCAGATTAGGTTTTGAAGTAGATTTTGATAGAATTGTATTCTCATCAGCATTTAGAAGTTTACAAGATAAAACACAAGTAATTCCACTTTCCGATACCGATTTTGTACACACAAGGTTAACGCATAGTATGGAAGTTTCTGTAGTTGGGCGTTCTTTAGGTAGAATTGTAGGAAAACAATTGTTAGAAAAACATCCTTATTTAAAAGAATTAGGATATACTTTTAATGATTTTGGTGCAATTGTAGCAGCAGCAGCATTGTCTCATGATATTGGAAATCCTCCTTTTGGACATAGTGGTGAAAAATCTATTGGAGAATATTTTAATTCGGGAAATGGTCAAGCATTTAAGGCTGAATTAAGCGAAAAAGAATGGCAAGATTTAATTGATTTTGAAGGAAATGCCAACGGATTTAAAATTTTAACTCAAGATGGTTTAGGGGTAAAAGATGGTCTAAGGTTGTCTTATGCAACTTTAGGAGCTTTTATGAAATATCCAAAAGAATCCTTACCAAAAAAGGCTACTAAGCATATTGTAGATAAAAAGTTTGGTTTCTTTCAATCCGAAAAAGAAAAGTTTGTTGATGTTGCCGAAACATTGGGTTTAAAAGCCATGAGAACTGGAGATGATGTTACTTATTACAGACATCCTTTGGCTTATTTAGTAGAGGCTGCTGATGATATTTGTTATACCATTATTGATTTTGAAGATGGAATTAATCTTGGTTTGGTAGATGAAGAATTTGCTTTAGAATACATGATTAAGTTGGTTCAAGATAAAATTGATATCAATAAATATCATTCTTTAAAGCTTAAAAAAGACAGGGTGAGTTATTTACGTGCCTTAGCAATTAGTGCTTTAATTAATGAGGCGGTTAGAATTTTTATAGAAAATGAAGAAAGTATTTTAGAAGGTACTTTTGAAAAATCTTTATTAGATAGATGTAAATACGAAGCTCAAATAAATGATATCATTAAGTTAAGTGTTGATAAAATTTATCATAGTAGAAGTGTAATAGAAAAAGAAGTTGCAGGGTATAAAATCATCTCAGATTTGTTAGATGTTTTCATCAATGCTGTTAACAATTCTTATTTGGGTAAAGCTTCTAATTACGATAAACTAACCTTAATGATGTTGCCTCAGGAGTTTAAAAATCAATCAGATAGTTTGTATACAAGAATCATGAGTGTGTGTTCTTATGTTGCAGGAATGTCAGATAGTTATGCCATTTTAGTCCATAAAAAAATTAGTGGAGTAATGATGTCATAAAAAAAATGTTTATCTTCCTGTAAATTTTATGAATCATGAGGAAAAGAGCCTTCTATTTATTTTTATCAGTTATTGTTTTTGCAGGAATTACAGTGTTAGTATATGATTATAACCATGTTAGTCGTGCTGAATATGCTAAAATGATAGCAGAATATTCTAATAATAAAGAAGCAGATGGCTTATTTAATCGTGATGGTGAGGCAGAGGGTGAAGGAGAATTGCCACCAGATAAATATTTTAAAAGACAATATTTATTGGAGATGAACCCTAGAACAGGTAAAACACATCCAGAAAATATTGAGAAGCTAAAAAAACAACAAAAATCTCAAGTAAAGTTCTTTAAGGTGCCTGGAGAAAGCAACGAAATGGCTTGGTTAGAAAGAGGGCCTGATAATATTGGAGGAAGAACCAGAGTTTTATTTTTTGATCCTAATGATGTAACAGCTAAAAGAGTTTTTGCAGGGGGAGTTTCTGGTGGATTATGGGTAAATAATGATATTACTGATGAAAATTCACTTTGGACTCAGGTTGGAATTGACGAAAACTTATCGGTTTCTTGTTATGCTATAGACCCTAACAATTCAAATATTTGGTATGTGGGTACCGGTGAAAGTTACACTTCTAATACTGGTACTGGTAACGGATTGTGGAGAACAACCAATGGAGGGGCTACATGGAATCAGTTAACTTCTGTAGACTTTAATCAAGATGAAACAGGAAGACATTATTTTATTAATAAAATTATTGCAAGAAATAATCAAGGAACTACCGAGCTATATATAGCAATGGATGGAGCATATGATTATGATTTTGTAGGTCATGGATTATCTGGTTGGTGGAAATATACGAATGATGTGCTTAATCAAGTTATATTTAATACATCTAATAACACTCCTTATGTTTTTAGTGATGTTGAAATTGCTGCTGACAATTCAATGTGGTTCGCCACCAAAAATAATGTTTACGGGCATGGTGGTGGAAAAATATTTAGAAGCGTTGATGGATCTAATTTTGTTGAAAAATACTCTTTTAATACTGGAGATAGGGTAGAGTTATCGGTATCTAAACAAGATGCCAATGTGGTTTATGCGTTAGCAGAAGTAGCGGGAGGTGTAGAATTAGTAAAAACCGTAAATGCTTCAAATTTTGTAGCCATTGCAAAACCAAATGACGCAGATACTGATATTGATGCTAATGATTTTACTAGAGGTCAAGCTTTTTATGATTTAGTAATAGAGGTAGATCCGAATGATGATGATATTGTGTATGCAGGAGGTATAAATTTGTTTAGATCGTCTAATGCAGGTGCAAGTTGGACTCAAATTTCTAAGTGGTCTAATAACAATAATTTAAGTAATCTTAATGTTTCTAAAGTACACGCAGATCAACATGTAATGAGTTATAGCCCTTTAAGTAGTAATGTGGCTGTGTTTGGAAATGATGGAGGTGTATACTACGGTACTAATTTAAGTGGTTCAGGGAACAGTACTATTGCCATAGCAGGTAGAAATAAAAATTACAATGTAACTCAGTTTTATTCTGCTGCCATTGGTCAAGATAAAAATAACGAAACCTTTTTAGGAGGAGCTCAAGATAATGGGTCGTTATTTGTTTCAGGAGCTGGTATGGGGATCAATTCTTTTAGTGATTTGTACGGAGGGGATGGGGCTCAAGCTTTTATTGATAAAGATGGAGATTATGCAGTTATCTCTTATGTACATAATACCTATGCGACTCAACCATTGCCATTTGTAAGTCTTAGTCAACAAATAGAAATTGAAAATGACCAACATAGTGGTGCTTTTATCAATATTGCTGATTTAGATCACAATTTAGATATTCTTTTTACTGATGGAACTACAGGTTATGGAACTAATAATGTTACAGAGAAAATATCACGATTTAAAAATTTAACAACAGTACCTGTAAGACAGAATTTTACTAATCCATTGCTTTTTGAACCTCCAACAGCAATTAAAGTATCTCCATTTACCACATCGTCATCAACAGTTTTTATTGGAACAGAAACTGGAACAATGTTAAAAGTAACCGCTTTTAATACCGATAATCCAGTGTGGACTAAGATTGATGTTTCTAATGAGATAAATACAGGAGCTGTTTCTGATATTTCTTTTGGGAGTAATGAAAACGAAATTGTGGTTACATTACATAATTATGGAGTTAACAACATATATTACACTGTAGATGGAGGTGCAAATTGGAGTGTAAAAGATGGTGATTTACCAGATATTCCAACCAAAACAATTTTAATCAATCCCTTGGATAAAGATGAAGTAATAGTAGGAACCAATTTTGGAGTTTGGAAAACAGCAAACTTTACTAGCGAGAATCCTAATTGGGTTCAATCTCAAAATGGGATGTCTAGTGTTAAAGTAACTCAATTAGAGTTAAGAACAGCTGATAATACAGTAATCGCTTCTACTTACGGAAGAGGATTTTTTACAGGTAAGTTTGTTAGTAATGAATTAAGTACTCCAAAAAATACTGTAACGACAAGGGACTTTGAAATTAATGCTGTAGTAGACAATAAAACTATTGAGATTAAAAAACTATCTAGTGTAAATGAGACAGTAAATGTTTCTGTATATAACGCAAGTGGTGTTTTAATGCTAGCCAAAGCTTTAGACTTTAGGTTAGAAAATAGTCATAGTTTAGACGTTTCATTACAGCCTGGAGTTTATATTGTGAACTTAACTTACGGAAACAAACGTATGACTAAAAAAGTAATTGTAGTCAATTAAAAAATATAAGTAACACCAACACCTAATATTTGTTTTAACTGTACTTTAGGACCTACTTGTGTTCCATCTGATTCTAATATTTTAGAGTCATCATCATATAAAAGGTGTGAGCCAATTTTTGCTTGAATGTATTGATTTACCTTCATGTCTACGTTTAATTCAATTTCTGTATCCACATTTCCAAACTTATCTATATAATCTGAATAGAATGAGCTTTTAAGGTTAAAATTGATGTTTTCCATAATGGTAGTTTTGTATTCTATACGAACCAAAGCACCAAGTTCAGAATATATGTTTTCTCCTTTTTTAATAATATTTCCATTCTCGTCTTTAACAGCAGGAGTAACTCCAAACGCACCTTTATTGGCTAGGGTTTGATTCATTACAAAAGTTACCTGATTGGTTAATGGAGAAATATGTAGCTTAAAAAAATTGTCATTATCAGTATAAAGTCCCCCAACCCCTAAACGCATACGGGCAGGTGCAAAAAAGTTAGAAATAACGGTTTCTCTATCATTTCCTTTATAACCTTCAAAAAACTGAGTAGTTAGGTTAAATTCTCCTGAATAATACCATTTAGATTCAATACTAGACTTATAACTTACGGATGACTTTATATCTATAACATCATCGGTTTTTTTAGCGTGTTCAGCTCCGTTTTCTTTACTTAAACCATATTTTAAGTTCAGGTCATTGGTCCAAAAAAACCTTCCTTTTTTATAATCATAATCACCTCTAAAAGAGGTAATTCCTGCAATACTATTGTTTCCTCCTTTAGTCCAGTTTACAAAAGATGTTTGTGTTAATAAGATCCCCGGTTTATTGGTAATAGTCCAATATTGTGGTTTTGAGCTTTCTTTTAAAATATCATTAATACTATCTTTTTTAGGTGAAGCATTTTTGTTAGCTATGGTATCTTTATTTGATTTGTGAAATACTTTATTGATTTTGTTTTTAAGTTTGGCAATACTTTCGGGTGTAGGTATAGTGTCCATGCGAGTTATAGAAGCATGGCTGTAATTGCTATAAATACAGAAGATTAGAATCATTAATAAACGACCCATAAGTTTTTTTTTATCATAAGAATGTGTCAAAAAATATGCCATTATAATGTTGATAAAATTGTATCATATATCGAGTCTTGATCAATATTTACAATTGCTTTTAACTCCTGTGTTTTTCCATGCTCAATAAAATCATCAGGTATTCCCTTAATTATTATTTTTAAATGGTAATCATGTTGGGCTGCAAATTCTAAAATTGCAGAACCAAAACCTCCATGAATACTTCCGTCTTCATAAGTGATAATGGTATTGTATGTTGAAAAAACTACATGTAACAGTTTTTGATCTAACGGTTTAATAAACTGCATATTGTAATGCCCAACATTGTCTTTTTCTTTTTGTGGCAATTGATCAATGGCAAAGTTAACAATATTACCGATGGTACCAATACTCAAAATAGCAGTCTTATCACCTTCCTTTAATACACGTCCTTTACCTATTTCTATATCTTTAAAAGGTTGTTTCCAATTTACATTTTCGCTTAATCCTCTTGGATAGCGAATAGCAATAGGATTGTTTAGTCCCTTTTGAGCAGTATACATAATGTTCCTTAAATCTACTTCGTTCATAGGAGCGTAAAGGATGATGTTTGGAATACATCGTAAAAAAGCAATATCATATACGCCATGATGTGTAGCTCCATCATTCCCTACCAATCCAGCTCTGTCTAAACAAAAAATAACTGGAAGTTTTTGAATGGCCACATCGTGAATAACTTGGTCGTATGCTCTTTGTAAAAATGTTGAATAAATATTACAAAAAGGAACCAATCCTTGTTTTGCCATACCAGCAGCTAAAGTAACTGCATGTTGTTCTGCAATTCCTACATCAAAAGCTCTATCGGGCATTTGGGCAATCATGTATTTTAGCGAACTTCCTGTGGGCATTGCTGGAGTAATTCCTACAATTTTAGGGTTTTGTTCTGCTAATTCTATAATGGTGTGTCCAAATACATCTTGATATTTAGGAGGGGTAATGTTATCTTTTGATGTAATTCTATCTCCAGTTTGAGCATTAAATTTTCCTGGAGCATGATAAGTAATCTGATCTTCTTCTGCTTTTTTTAACCCTTTTCCTTTGGTGGTGACAATATGTAAAAATTTAGGGCCTTCTACATTTTTTAATCTTTCTAATTCATGAATCAAATTAGGTAAATCGTGTCCGTCAATGGGACCAGAATAATCAAAATTTAAAGCTTCAAAAATATTGTCTCGTTCAGGTTTATGGTCAAGTTTGGTTTGGGTTAAATAATCTTTTAAAGCACCTATGCTTGGGTCAATTCCAATAGCATTATCGTTTAAAATAACTAAAAGATTGGCATTGGTAACGCCAGCATGGTTTAAGGCTTCAAAAGCCATTCCAGAAGCTATAGAAGCATCGCCAATTACAGCAATATGTTGTTGTTTTTTGTCTCCTTGAATTTGTGCTGCCATGGCCATTCCCAAAGCTGCTGATATTGAAGTTGAAGAATGTCCTGTACCAAAAGCATCATATTCGCTTTCAAAAATATTTGGGAAACCAGAAATTCCGTTTAATCTTCTATTCGTGTCAAAAACATCTCTTCTGCCAGTTAATATTTTATGTCCGTATGCTTGGTGACCAACATCCCAAATCAATTTGTCTTTAGGCGTGTTAAATATATAGTGAATGGCAATGGTTAACTCTACTACACCAAGACTCGCCCCTAAGTGGCCTTCTTTGGTAGCTACTATATTAATGATAAATGCCCTTAATTCATGAGCTAGTTGTTCTAGTTCAGGAATAGAAAGATTTTTTAGGTCTTTAGAGGAATTTATATGCTTTAATATATCTCTTTTCACTAAGCAAAAGTACATATTTTATTGCTCTTCCAATTAAGAAACTATCTCCAATTATGCTTGTTTAGAGTATGTATTTAAGATTGTGATACTTTTAAGTTTTAGTAGTTTTTTTTATTTTTGTAATTATTAATTAAAAAAAATGCAATTATGAAAAAAGAAATGAAATTATTAAAAATTTTTATTGTTGTTTTTGCTATTATAACTTCAGTAGCATGTAATAACAGCGATGATGACAATGAAAATGACATCAGTAATTTTCCTAGTGAAACTGAAATTCCATCAGATGTAGATGACATTAATCCAGATACTGACGAAAAAGAAGATGTTCCAGAAGGAGGGTTTTCTCTTGTGGGTTATTGGACTCAAACAAGTGAGATTAACAATGGAAATGAAAATAGTAATTTAGAGTGTCCTATGGAGTTAAAATTTGATAATAAAAAAGTAGTGTCTATAGAATATGACTATGATGGGAATGCTCAAGACTGTGTTGTAGATGAAGAAAGTTTGGGAGCTTATAAAAGAGTTGGTAATAAGTTATACTTAATATTTTCTGGAGGAGAAACAGATGAAGTAACTGTTGAAGTTACTGCAAACGAACTGCGCGTTTCTGGAACTGATGAACATGGTACTTGGACTGATGTTTTTACAAGAAATCAATGATAGTTATTATCTAAAATAATTTATATTTAGGCTTACAATTTTGTAAGCCTTTTTTTTAATTGTATTAATGATATTTTATGATAGATCCTTTTGACGATGATTATTACATGAAAAAAGCTTTAGATGAAGCTTATGAAGCTTATGATAAAGGAGAGGTTCCTGTTGGGGCTGTGATTGTAATGAATAATCAAATTATTGCTAGGGGACATAATTTAACAGAGCAATTAAATGATGTTACGGCTCATGCCGAAATGCAAGCTTTTACTGCCGCAGCTAATTTTTTAGGAGGAAAATATTTACAAGATTGTACTTTATATGTAACCTTAGAGCCTTGTCAAATGTGTGCTGGTGCTAGTTATTGGACACAAATAGGCAAAATTGTTTACGGTGCTTCTGATGTACAAAGAGGTTACTCAAAATTAAATACTTTGCTACATCCTAAAACAAAAGTAGTTTCTGGAATTAGAGAAGAAGAGTGTAGTAAGTTGTTAAAAGATTTCTTTTTGTCTAGAAGAGACTTAAATTAATCTTCAATTTTACTAGCATCAGGATCATTGTGTTTTAAAGAATACTTGGTTAAATCTTTGTCTTTATATCTGTGGTAAATAAATAAGGGCATCAATACAAAGGTTAAAGTAATTACGCCAAAACCAATAAACTTTGCGCTTTTATCATCGTTCAAGGTGTAAAAGTACGCTCCAATAGCCCATAGAATTAAGACCAGTAACAATAGAATTTTTAATAATATCTTCATATTCATTTTTTAATGAGTCTATCAAAATTAGCTAATTTGGATGTAAAATCTAAGCATAGTTAGCATGAAGTTTAATATTAGGATTCCAATTGTTTTTTTTGTTCTTTTATCTTTAATGATGTCTTGTCAATCTAAACCTAAAGATTTAAATATGTTGATTATTGCTCACAGAGGTGCCTCGGGGTATTTACCAGAACATACTTTGCCTGCCAAAGCTTTGGCTTATGGTATGCATCCTGATTTTTTAGAGCAAGATGTAGTGTTAACAAAAGATGATGTTCCTATAGTAATTCATGATATTCATTTAGAAACGACCACTAACGTTTCCGAGGTTTTCCCTAATAGAAATAGGGAAGATGAAAAGTTTTATGTAATTGATTTTACTTGGGAAGAATTACAACTTTTAAACGTTACAGAAAGGTTTGATGATAAAACCAAGCAAACAGTTTATCCAAATAGATTTCCTGCTAATAAATCAATTTTTAAGTTGCATACTTTGGCACAAGAAATAGAAATGATTCAAGGTTTAAATATTTCTATGAAACAAAACATGGGGATTTATGTAGAAATTAAAGAACCTCAATTTCATAGAAATCACGGAAAAGATATTTCTAAAATTGTTTTAAAAGTTCTTTCGGATTATGGGTACAAAACGCTTGAAGATAATTGTATTTTACAGTGTTTTGATGCTGTGGAACTCAAAAAAATTAGACAGGAATATCACTCTAAATTATTTTTGGTTCAGTTGTTAGAAATAGGTTATGCTGATGAGGTTTTTAAAGAGATGACTGTAGCGCAAATAGTTGATGAAATTGCCTTGTATGCTAATGGAATTGGTCCTTGGTATAAACAAATTATTGCAGGAAATGAACATGTTAAGGGTTTTGAAAATCTTGTGTCATTAGCACATCAAAAAGATTTAAAAGTACATGCTTTTACATATCGTGCAGATGATTTAGGAGATTTTAAAACTTTTAAAGAATTGTTACTTAATGCAAAAACAAAGTTAAATTTTGATGGAATTTTTACCGATTTTCCTGATCAAGCAGTTGCTTGTTTTAAGCAATAGAATCACTTGCTTGAATTAACTTTCTTCTATAAGCGTTTAGCAATCTTGATTTAGAAATAAAACCATAATATTTACCATCTCTAATTACAGGTAAATTCCAAGCACCAGTTATCTTAAATTTTTCCATAATAACTTCCATAGAATCATTTACGTAATCAATTACGTCTTCGGGAGCAATCATTAAATCTCTTACAAAAGTGGTATCGTGTAAATCGGTATTAAACATAATAGATCTAATATCATCCATATGAAGTAAACCTATTAATTCTCTGTCTTTATTTACTACAGGAAAGTTATTTCTCTTAGACTTTACAATAACATTATGAGCCAATTCACCAAGTGTCATTCCAGGTTTGATGACTATAAAATCTTTTTCTATAACCTTGTTAATGTTCATCAACATTAAAACACTTTTGTCTTTATCATGTGTTAATAGCTGACCTTTTTTGGCTAAAGCTGCTGTGTAGATATTGTGAGGAATAAATCTTTTAGTGATTAAAAAAGAGATAGAGGCAACGGTCATTAGTGGTAAAAATAATTCGTATCCTCCAGTAATTTCGGCAATTAAAAAGATAGCTGTTAAAGGGGCTTGTAGCACTCCAGCTAACAAACCTGCCATTCCAACCATGGCAAAATTACTTAAAGAAAGATTAGTAGATGCAAGTTTCAAATGGTTTACAACTGTTGCTACAACATATCCGGATACACTTCCTATAAATAAGGATGGTGCAAATACACCTCCAATACCTCCGGCACCAAAAGTAAGTGCCATCGCAATCACTTTAAAAACAATAAGCCCTAGTAAAAGCCCAACAATCATCCAAATATTTTCGGCTTCTGAATTAAAAATATTGTTTTCTAATATAGAAGAAGCATCTCCCATTAAAACACTGTTCATGGTATCAAAACCTTCTCCAAAAAGAGGTGGAATAAAATAAACAATAATTCCAATTAAAGTTCCTCCTAATAATAATCTGTAGATTTGATTGTCTATTTTTTTGAAAAAATCTTGCATCCAAAAATAAACCTTGGTAAAATAGATGGATACAAAAGAACATCCTATTCCTAATATGATATAAAATGTAATGTCAGAAAGTTCAAACCTATCTTTAATTTCAAAGTGTAACAACACTTCATCACCTA
Above is a genomic segment from Wenyingzhuangia fucanilytica containing:
- a CDS encoding DUF3078 domain-containing protein, which encodes MDTIPTPESIAKLKNKINKVFHKSNKDTIANKNASPKKDSINDILKESSKPQYWTITNKPGILLTQTSFVNWTKGGNNSIAGITSFRGDYDYKKGRFFWTNDLNLKYGLSKENGAEHAKKTDDVIDIKSSVSYKSSIESKWYYSGEFNLTTQFFEGYKGNDRETVISNFFAPARMRLGVGGLYTDNDNFFKLHISPLTNQVTFVMNQTLANKGAFGVTPAVKDENGNIIKKGENIYSELGALVRIEYKTTIMENINFNLKSSFYSDYIDKFGNVDTEIELNVDMKVNQYIQAKIGSHLLYDDDSKILESDGTQVGPKVQLKQILGVGVTYIF
- a CDS encoding T9SS type A sorting domain-containing protein, translating into MRKRAFYLFLSVIVFAGITVLVYDYNHVSRAEYAKMIAEYSNNKEADGLFNRDGEAEGEGELPPDKYFKRQYLLEMNPRTGKTHPENIEKLKKQQKSQVKFFKVPGESNEMAWLERGPDNIGGRTRVLFFDPNDVTAKRVFAGGVSGGLWVNNDITDENSLWTQVGIDENLSVSCYAIDPNNSNIWYVGTGESYTSNTGTGNGLWRTTNGGATWNQLTSVDFNQDETGRHYFINKIIARNNQGTTELYIAMDGAYDYDFVGHGLSGWWKYTNDVLNQVIFNTSNNTPYVFSDVEIAADNSMWFATKNNVYGHGGGKIFRSVDGSNFVEKYSFNTGDRVELSVSKQDANVVYALAEVAGGVELVKTVNASNFVAIAKPNDADTDIDANDFTRGQAFYDLVIEVDPNDDDIVYAGGINLFRSSNAGASWTQISKWSNNNNLSNLNVSKVHADQHVMSYSPLSSNVAVFGNDGGVYYGTNLSGSGNSTIAIAGRNKNYNVTQFYSAAIGQDKNNETFLGGAQDNGSLFVSGAGMGINSFSDLYGGDGAQAFIDKDGDYAVISYVHNTYATQPLPFVSLSQQIEIENDQHSGAFINIADLDHNLDILFTDGTTGYGTNNVTEKISRFKNLTTVPVRQNFTNPLLFEPPTAIKVSPFTTSSSTVFIGTETGTMLKVTAFNTDNPVWTKIDVSNEINTGAVSDISFGSNENEIVVTLHNYGVNNIYYTVDGGANWSVKDGDLPDIPTKTILINPLDKDEVIVGTNFGVWKTANFTSENPNWVQSQNGMSSVKVTQLELRTADNTVIASTYGRGFFTGKFVSNELSTPKNTVTTRDFEINAVVDNKTIEIKKLSSVNETVNVSVYNASGVLMLAKALDFRLENSHSLDVSLQPGVYIVNLTYGNKRMTKKVIVVN
- a CDS encoding deoxyguanosinetriphosphate triphosphohydrolase — translated: MHWEQLLSLKRAGDKDGRFRKDQDETRLGFEVDFDRIVFSSAFRSLQDKTQVIPLSDTDFVHTRLTHSMEVSVVGRSLGRIVGKQLLEKHPYLKELGYTFNDFGAIVAAAALSHDIGNPPFGHSGEKSIGEYFNSGNGQAFKAELSEKEWQDLIDFEGNANGFKILTQDGLGVKDGLRLSYATLGAFMKYPKESLPKKATKHIVDKKFGFFQSEKEKFVDVAETLGLKAMRTGDDVTYYRHPLAYLVEAADDICYTIIDFEDGINLGLVDEEFALEYMIKLVQDKIDINKYHSLKLKKDRVSYLRALAISALINEAVRIFIENEESILEGTFEKSLLDRCKYEAQINDIIKLSVDKIYHSRSVIEKEVAGYKIISDLLDVFINAVNNSYLGKASNYDKLTLMMLPQEFKNQSDSLYTRIMSVCSYVAGMSDSYAILVHKKISGVMMS